A stretch of DNA from Pseudomonadales bacterium:
CATATAACGGGCGCTTGTTTAGACATAGCGAAACGGTTCTTCTCCGCAGGCGTTTCCACCAGTAAGTTGGGCACCGAGCAAGCGCAAAGAGCCTCCCATGCCGGAGCGACACACCCCTACCGCCGCCTTCACCGATGCGGCCCATCTGGAGAACTGGAACAAGCGTATGGCCGGGCTGGATGCCGCCGGCCGTATAGCCTGTGCCCTGGAACATCTGCCGGGCAGGCACGTGCTCACCTCCTCTTTCGGTGCCCAGGCGGCGGTCAGCCTGCACCTGCTGACGGTTGCCATGCCGGATATTCCCGTCATCCTTCTCGACACCGGGTATCTGTTCAAGGAGACCTATCAGTTCATTGACGATCTCACCCGGCGGCTTTCCCTGAATCTCCAGGTCTATCGCAGCCGGCGCAGCCCGGCCTGGCAGGAAGCAGCCGATGGCCAGCGCTGGACCAAGGGCGTGGAAGGCATCGACGCCTACAACGCCGAGAACAAAGTCGAGCCGATGCGACGGGCAATGCGGGACCAGCAGGTCGGCACCTGGTTCAGCGGCCTGCGCCGCAGCCAGTCGGAGAGCCGCCGTGACACGCCCTATGTGCAGTACACCGGCGGTCAGTTCAAGGTCTGCCCGATCGCGGACTGGTCAGACAAAGACGTCTTCAACTATCTGATGGAGCACAGCCTCCCTTACCACCCGCTGTGGCACGAAGGCTACGTTTCCATTGGCGATACCCATACGACCCTGTCGTTGCTGGATGCGGAGAATGAAGAATCCACAAGATTTTTCGGACTCAAGCGCGAATGCGGACTGCATGAGGCCGACTTTTCTGAACCCGCAGACGTCAGCGCCCGGAGCTGATCGGCTCGAGCCTGCGCTGACAGATCTCGGGAACCAGCGAAACCAGCGAGAGCGCGCGGAACTTCTGAGCAAGTAGCAAGGAACGGGCTCCTGCGGCAAGATGTTGCGCCATCAGAGACCAGGCGCCATGTCGTACCGCGGCCATGCAGCATGGCGGCCGTAAAGCATGGCGACCGGGACACAGGCCGGCCATCCAGGACGACGCAGCATGAACCCAGACGTGATCATCATCGGGGCCGGTGTCGTGGGCTGTTCCATCGCCCTGTCGCTGAGCCGGCGTGGTCTGAAAACTGTGAACCTGGATTGCCTGCCCGCCGCAGGTTATGGATCCACGAGCCATTCATCCGCCATCGTGCGCCCCTTCTACTCACACACGACCTCCGCAGCGCTCGCCCACGAAGCCAGACATCGCTGGCTCGACTGGCAGGCCTGGCTCGGCACGAAAGACGATCCTGCCTACGCCCGCTACACCGAGAGCGGTGGCCTGATCCTCCTCAAGGAAGGCGAAGAATCGATCTACGACGGCAATCTCCAGGTACTGCGCGAGGTGGGTGTCGACTATCAGATCCTCGACACCCGGGCGTTGCAGAAACTCTACCCCGGCATGTCACTGAAGACATTCGGTCCGCCCCGGGCGGTGAACGCACCCGGATTCGGGGAACCGCAGCCCGGCCGGATCAGCGGCGGTATTTACATCCCGGCAGCGGGGTATGTTTCCGATCCCCAGCTGGCTGCTCACAATCTGATGCACGCGGCGCAGCAGTGCGGTGCGGTTTTTCGCTTCGGTGCGCGGGTTTGTGATATCCGGCAGCGCGGCGGGCGCATCATCGGCCTGACTCTGGAGAACGGCGACGCGCTCGCCACGCCTGTTCTGGTCAATGCGGCAGGCCCCCATTCCGCCCAGATCAATCGTCTCGCCGGTATCGATACCAGCCTGAAGATCCGCACCCGCGCCCACCGCCACGAAGTGGTCTATCTGCGCGCGCCGTCCGGATACACCGAAAACGGCAACGGATTTCTGGTAGACATGGATTGCGCACTCTATACGCGACCCGATGGCGCCGATCTGCTCATCGGCACCACGGATCCCGCCTGCGATGAACCCATGATCGTGGACCCGGACGACTACAGCAGCGGCTTCACCGAGCAGTGGACGCTGGAAGCATTGCGCGCCGCCCAGCGTTTTCCCGCGCTGGGCATCAGCAACACAGCCCGGGGTACCGTCGGCCTCTACGACGTGTCGGATGACTGGATACCCCTCTACGACAAAACCGACCTCACCGGCTACTACCTGGCCATCGGCACCAGCGGCAATCAGTTCAAAAATGCGCCGCTGATCGGGGATCTCATGGCGGAAATACTGGACGCTGAGAGCCGCGGCATCGACCACGACCGCACACCCGCCCACCTGCACCTGGACGTGCTGAACCGGGACCTGGATCTGTCCTTCTACTCCCGCAACCGCACCGTGCAGACCACCAGTTCAGTGATGGCCTGATCCTGGTCGGCGCATCGCTGCTCTGAGCGTTCCCTAGCCGCCGGTCAGCTCACGCACCGCCCGATGGGCCTGGGTGATGGCGGAATTGGTGTCAGCGCTGGCGGCCGCATCCGAGTTGGCGATGCTGATCCTGCCAAAGGGCTGGCGCCCCACGACCCAGGGTTTGCTCGCATCGTCCGGCCACTCAGGCTCCCAGAGCAGTCCCGGACTGTAGGAATAGCCATGCGCCCAGCGGTTCACGGTGATGGCCTCGATATCCCGGTCTGCATCAAAGTCCGCACCCGCCAGCGCCTGCCCAAGCTGATCGCGCACGTGGCGTTCGAAAGTTGCGAAAGGCGTAGTCAGCAGAGCACGACGACCTGCCCGCCACTGCTCCGGCCCCTGAATATCCCGGAAGTGCGGCACATGGCACATGTGCAGCACCATGGGCTGATCGGGGGTCCGGCCAAAGGGGTAGTCGCCGATCGATACCGGGTAGTCGAGTTCCACCTGCTTATAGAAGTCATTCGTATAGAACACATACCCGATACCCAGATCGGCAAACGCCTGCCAGTTGCGCACCAGTACCTTGGTATAGGTCAACGGGATCTTCACGTTGTAGGCGAGGCCCTGCCTCTGGGTGTCGGACAGTTCCGGACACAGATAGGGAATGGCACTGTTATAACAGGCCATCACACAGCGGTCCGCCTGTATACGATAGGCGTCACCGTTGTGCACGAAGGTGACAATCACCGCACTGGCATCCGCCGTGTGATTCACCTGAACGACCGTGCTGTTGAGGCGGATCTTTACCCGTGCGTCTGCGCGATCGAGCAGGCTGTAGTCCACCCGGGCTGTCACCACGTCCTCCATGGACGAGCCGGGTACCGCAGCCGGATTGAGGGATCGCACCAGCAGGCGCGCCACCGACGCATTGCCATCGGGAAAATGGAAGATGTAAGGCTCGTCGCCGCGGTGACCGACCCTCGGCAGAGTGTGGCTCAGGCCGGGGATGCCACCGCCATCCCCATAGGCCTGCACTGCGATGGCGGGCACCTCATCCATGCCCACACACCAGAAACTCATACCCCAGCGGCGATACATCTCGAGAATCTGGGGATCCACCTTCGCGTAGTCCTTCAGGAAATCCAGATAGCTGATCCGACTCAACAGGTGACGCTTTGCCGCGGTGTCCATGCCCGGAAGATAGTCGCGCTGATCGGTGAACAGTCGCACCAGGTCTGCTCTTGCGGCATCGTTCATCGGAGTGCTGGCCGCAAACTGCTCCCAGGGCAGACTGCCATATCCTCGTGCCAGCCTGCGCTGACCGTAGGTTTCACGGTCATAGGCAATGGCGTAGTTCAGGCCGAGACCATCGTAGAGCTTCTGATCGTAGTAGTCGTAGAAACGTTCGACTTTTACTCCGATATCGCTGAGCAGTTTTCGCGCTATCTCACTGTAGGCGGAGGGTGTGTCTATGGATTCGGTGCCGCCGTAGCCGATCCGGGTGCGACCGTCGATCGTGAATTCGTTACGTTTCGCATGGCCGCCGAAATCATCGTGATTATCGAGAATCAGGATTTTCGCGTTCGGCTTCTGCTGTCTGTAAAACCAGGCCGCCGAGAGTCCGCTGATACCGGCGCCCACCACCACCAGATCGTAGCGCTCGCCGGTATCCCTCGGATCAGGCCAGGTCGACCCGGCTACCCGGGCGTGCATGGTTTCCCAGGCACCGTCGTGACTGCCGCGCAACCCCGTCTTCCCGGGTGGGTAGTAACCGGCCGGCAGTTCAAAAGAGGGCGCCGCCGTGCCGAAGGCCTGCGTCCAGGGCGCCATCAGAGAGGCGCCGATGGCCACCTGGGTGCCGTTGAGAAAATCTCTGCGGGTGATGCCTTTTCTGCGCGTCATCTGAGCTTTCCTTCTGATTTGTTGTGCCGGTTAACCGCCGCGCAGGCTGCTCATCAACCAGAGCATGAGGGCGTAGGCCGCCGTCGTTGCCGCAAGGCCGGCTGCCAGACTCCACCAGAAACTCAAACCACCCCGCACCAGCAGCGGGAACAGCGCAAACAGCGCAAGCGACGGGATCACCAGCCAGAGCACGTCCAGGGAAAAGGCGCTCAGTCGGGCTGTGTCTTTGGTCTCGACATATATCCACACCATCGCCAGCACGGAAATCAGCGGAATCGAGGCCATGAGCGCGCCCAGCACGGTCGAGCGTTTCGCGATCTCGGAGATCAGCACGACCAGCAGTGCGGTCAGCGCGTATTTGCTGATGAGATAGAGCACCCGTTGATGATGCGTGAAGCCCTGAGACATTGCTACTTCCCGAAGGGCTCCCTAGACTGCCCCCCTCTTTGCGGACCTGCCGCAACACCTCCTGACCCGGACCCAGATCGGACGGCAGCCGCTTTAGTGCAGACTTTTTCCCATACATACGCCCGTCGAACCCTGCTCTTTTCGCTGGTCAGCGTGGGCATGGGCTTCACCGTGCTGTTCCCGGTACTCGCCCCCCTCGGCCGGGAGATAGGTCTTTCCGAAATTCAGATTACCGGCATCATCGCCGCCTCTTCCCTCACCGTGTTTCTCTCCAGTCCGATCTGGGGGAGAACGAGCGATCACTGGGGTCGCAAACGCGTCATGCTGGTCGGCCTGTTCGGCTTCACCTTCGGCACCGTACTGTTCAACTCGGTCCTCTATGCCGGTCTGTCCGGTGCGCTCACCGGCACTCTGCTGTTCGCGGCCCTCGTCGTCAGCCGCATGCTGCACGCCGGCGTCATGGCAGCCACCATGCCTGCTGCAAACGCCTATATGGCGGACATCACCGATGCCGCGAGCCGCACGAAGGGAATGGGTGCGGCCGGCGCGGCCAGCAACGTCGGCTCGATTCTCGGTCCTGCGGTGGCCGGTCTGGCGGTCATCTCCCTGCTCACACCCTTATGGGTCATGGCGGGCATTGCTCTGCTCAACGGTCTGTTCGTGTGGCGCTTTCTGCCCGATCCCCCGCGTCAGGCGGTGTCGCGGAAAACGCGCCGCATGAAGTACAGCGATCCGCGCATTCTGCCCTTCGTGATCGTCGGGGTGACCATGTTTACCGGCATGGCACTGGTGCAGCAGACCATGGGTTTCCGTTTTCAGGATGCCCTGGGATTGAACGCAGGTGACACGGCTCGCACCTTCGGTGTGGCGATGATGTTCTCGGCGGTGGCCTCGCTCATCGCCCAGGGTGTGGTCGTGCAGCGTCTGAGTATTGCGCCGTTCACCCTGCTGCGCCTGGCAATGCCTCTGCTGATCGTCGCCTTCGTGATGATGGCGATCGCAGAGAATCAGCTCTGGCTCACCATCGCCATGGCGGTACAGGGCTTCGGCATGGGGCTCGCCGGTCCGGCTTTCATGGCGGGTGCATCGCTGGCCGTTTCTCCTGAAGAACAGGGAGCGGTGGCTGGAGTGGCGGGATCCTGTGGCCCGCTCGGCTTCACCCTGGGTCCGCTCATCGGAGGCACCCTCTATCAGTTCGAACCGACGCTGCCCTATGCTTTCGCCGCCGGTGTCTATGTGCTGCTGTTTGCCTCCATGCACTGGATCGGCAGACGGGTTTCGGAACACCACCCCGATGAGGCCGCAACGGCACCGGATCAGTCTGACCCGGGCCGCTGATTGTAGTGGTCGACATCGTCGACCTTGCGCTTCTGCATTTCGATGAGCTGCATGGTTGCCCGTACCCGCAGGGGTGGCGCCCCCCAGGGTTCATAGGTGCGGATCAGGAAGCGGGCGGCTTCGGCAAATCGCTCGTTCAGCGAAGGCCCGACATGATCCGCACCCCGCACCAGATGGTATTCGTGTCTGATCCGCATATCCCACAGCACCCTGTGCAGAAACTCAGCGCCCTCGTAAAGCCAGAACTGATCCTCGTCACCGGCTTCGACATAGATCTGCAGGCCTGAGTTGCGAATCCGCTCCGCGTCGGCCATCACCATGCTGGCGGGATTGTTCGCCGCCCAGTAGTCGGCGTCTATCGGCTTGCCGTAGGCCTTTTCGAGAAGGTCATCGGCACGCCAGAACCGATGCTTGGGCTGCACGTCCGCCCACCGCAGTACCGGTTCGATGCCCGGTTCGAGTGCTGCAACCCCACCGAATTTCTCAGGATAACGGAATGCCATGCGCAGAGACCCCATCCCACCCATGGAAGCGCCCATCAGAAAGGTACGCTTCGAGTCAGTACTGACCGGCAGGCTTTCGCGCAGATGCCGGATAAAAGGCCCTGTCACGAAGTCTTCCCAGCGCTCGCTGCCGTCGCGGAAATTCATATAGAAGCCCCGCGCCGTGACCGAAGGTGTCGCCATCGCCAGGGGTGGCAGTTCCCCGGCCTGCCAGAGCCCCTCCCAGAGTTTACGTTGCCGCACCAGGTTTTCCCGGCTGCCACCACCACCGTGCAGATTCACAATGAGGGGCAGATCCTTCATGTCCTGATACCCCGGGGGCAGCAGCACCGCATACTCCACAGGCCCCGGTACGAGGTCTGAGTCAAGGCTGCTCAGGATTACTTCGCTGGCCGCTTTTCGATCGGCTGCATTGAGCAGCGACGGAAAAACGACGATCGTGCAGACAAAGACGACCCGGAACAGAAAGGCGACAAGGTGCGGTGTCGGATTCATGCTGACTTTTCCTTACTCAGACGGTAGACACTGATCGGTCTACTGTACACCTGCAGGGGGTCGACAATGGACAACCCGTCATTCAACTGGTAGTAAAGGCGCTGATCGAGAGAGGGGACGAGGGTGCTGAACGAACTGTTGCTGGATCTGGCCCGCTGGCTGGACGCAATGCCGTGGAGCAGCCAGCTCCACGAGTCCTACTACATGTATCCCTGGATCGAATCCACCCACGTGCTCACGCTGATGGTGTTTCTCGGCATGCTGTGTGTGATCGATCTGCGCATGCTGGGACTCACCTTCACCGGCGTCCCGGCTTCAACAGTCGCCGAACGCCTCGACACGCCGATGATGATCGGTTTCGCGGTGATGGTGATCACAGGCTTCATCCTGTATTTCGCGATCCCCATCCGCTCGACCCAGAGCATCTGGTTCCGCATCAAGGTGGTGCTGCTGATTGCGGCGGGTATCAACGCCTTCCTGTTCAGAGCAAAAATGAAGGCGGCAAAGGGCAGCTGGGACACCAATCCGAAACCGCCTGCACGCATAAGAGCCGGTGCAGCGCTGTCACTCACCCTGTGGGCCGGGGTGGTCATCACCGGACGCACCATCGCCTATGACTGGTACGACTGCCACAAGGAACTGCCCTACTTCATGTACTGGGCGGCCGGTTGTGTGGACGAGATGGCGGCACTGAACTAGGAACCCGAAGATGGACGTACTGGCATTTTTCAACTGGCTGGACACTTCGCTGCTGGCCGACATCTCGAAGGCCTACGGCGGGGTGTTTGCTGTGGTCCAGATGTTCCATCTGATGGCGATGGCCCTGCTCGGCGGCATGGTTGTCCTCGGCGATCTGCGCATGCTCGGCATCCTGATGACCGACGTTCCTTCTGAGACGGTCATCGAGAATACCCGGAAGTGGTTCAACGTCGGGCTCGCCGTGGCCATCCTCAGCGGCATCTTCATGAGTTCCGCAGTCGCGCTGAAGCTGTACTACAACGAAATGTTCTGGGCGAAGATGGCCGGACTGGGTATCGGCATTGTGTTCGTCTATTTCATCCGCGGACCGCTGCTGCGCTGCGATCACCGCGCGCTCAATCCCTGGGCAGTGCGCCTCACTGCCATCGCATCGCTGACGATCTGGTTCACGGTGGCGGCTTCGGGCCGCTGGATTGGTTTCTCCTGAACAGGCGGCCGGACAGAACCCGGGGCCGATCTCCCGGAGCCGGCCAGGTAAAACGGGTATCTGAATGAGTCAAACAGTCAAAGAACGCATCGCTCTGGGCAGCTCGGCGGGGATCCTGATCGCTGCCGTCTGGTTCTGGATCATCCAGATTGGCAATGTCCTGGAAACCTTGAGCCTCAGCGGCGCCTGACCGTACACCCCTCAGTGGCGATACAGCTCCGCGTGCTTGAGCATATATGCCGGTCCGTGGGGGCCGTTAATCACCGCATCTTCACCGTAAAGCTTCTCCTTCTGCCCCGCATAGAGATCCCTGCGTGCAGCCAGAGGAGCCAGCTCCGCCGCTCTGTGCCGGGCGAGGTCTGCCAGTTCTTCCACTGACCCGG
This window harbors:
- a CDS encoding phosphoadenylyl-sulfate reductase, with the protein product MPERHTPTAAFTDAAHLENWNKRMAGLDAAGRIACALEHLPGRHVLTSSFGAQAAVSLHLLTVAMPDIPVILLDTGYLFKETYQFIDDLTRRLSLNLQVYRSRRSPAWQEAADGQRWTKGVEGIDAYNAENKVEPMRRAMRDQQVGTWFSGLRRSQSESRRDTPYVQYTGGQFKVCPIADWSDKDVFNYLMEHSLPYHPLWHEGYVSIGDTHTTLSLLDAENEESTRFFGLKRECGLHEADFSEPADVSARS
- a CDS encoding FAD-dependent oxidoreductase gives rise to the protein MNPDVIIIGAGVVGCSIALSLSRRGLKTVNLDCLPAAGYGSTSHSSAIVRPFYSHTTSAALAHEARHRWLDWQAWLGTKDDPAYARYTESGGLILLKEGEESIYDGNLQVLREVGVDYQILDTRALQKLYPGMSLKTFGPPRAVNAPGFGEPQPGRISGGIYIPAAGYVSDPQLAAHNLMHAAQQCGAVFRFGARVCDIRQRGGRIIGLTLENGDALATPVLVNAAGPHSAQINRLAGIDTSLKIRTRAHRHEVVYLRAPSGYTENGNGFLVDMDCALYTRPDGADLLIGTTDPACDEPMIVDPDDYSSGFTEQWTLEALRAAQRFPALGISNTARGTVGLYDVSDDWIPLYDKTDLTGYYLAIGTSGNQFKNAPLIGDLMAEILDAESRGIDHDRTPAHLHLDVLNRDLDLSFYSRNRTVQTTSSVMA
- a CDS encoding NAD(P)-binding protein, with protein sequence MTRRKGITRRDFLNGTQVAIGASLMAPWTQAFGTAAPSFELPAGYYPPGKTGLRGSHDGAWETMHARVAGSTWPDPRDTGERYDLVVVGAGISGLSAAWFYRQQKPNAKILILDNHDDFGGHAKRNEFTIDGRTRIGYGGTESIDTPSAYSEIARKLLSDIGVKVERFYDYYDQKLYDGLGLNYAIAYDRETYGQRRLARGYGSLPWEQFAASTPMNDAARADLVRLFTDQRDYLPGMDTAAKRHLLSRISYLDFLKDYAKVDPQILEMYRRWGMSFWCVGMDEVPAIAVQAYGDGGGIPGLSHTLPRVGHRGDEPYIFHFPDGNASVARLLVRSLNPAAVPGSSMEDVVTARVDYSLLDRADARVKIRLNSTVVQVNHTADASAVIVTFVHNGDAYRIQADRCVMACYNSAIPYLCPELSDTQRQGLAYNVKIPLTYTKVLVRNWQAFADLGIGYVFYTNDFYKQVELDYPVSIGDYPFGRTPDQPMVLHMCHVPHFRDIQGPEQWRAGRRALLTTPFATFERHVRDQLGQALAGADFDADRDIEAITVNRWAHGYSYSPGLLWEPEWPDDASKPWVVGRQPFGRISIANSDAAASADTNSAITQAHRAVRELTGG
- a CDS encoding DUF3147 family protein gives rise to the protein MSQGFTHHQRVLYLISKYALTALLVVLISEIAKRSTVLGALMASIPLISVLAMVWIYVETKDTARLSAFSLDVLWLVIPSLALFALFPLLVRGGLSFWWSLAAGLAATTAAYALMLWLMSSLRGG
- a CDS encoding MFS transporter produces the protein MQTFSHTYARRTLLFSLVSVGMGFTVLFPVLAPLGREIGLSEIQITGIIAASSLTVFLSSPIWGRTSDHWGRKRVMLVGLFGFTFGTVLFNSVLYAGLSGALTGTLLFAALVVSRMLHAGVMAATMPAANAYMADITDAASRTKGMGAAGAASNVGSILGPAVAGLAVISLLTPLWVMAGIALLNGLFVWRFLPDPPRQAVSRKTRRMKYSDPRILPFVIVGVTMFTGMALVQQTMGFRFQDALGLNAGDTARTFGVAMMFSAVASLIAQGVVVQRLSIAPFTLLRLAMPLLIVAFVMMAIAENQLWLTIAMAVQGFGMGLAGPAFMAGASLAVSPEEQGAVAGVAGSCGPLGFTLGPLIGGTLYQFEPTLPYAFAAGVYVLLFASMHWIGRRVSEHHPDEAATAPDQSDPGR
- a CDS encoding alpha/beta hydrolase-fold protein; translated protein: MNPTPHLVAFLFRVVFVCTIVVFPSLLNAADRKAASEVILSSLDSDLVPGPVEYAVLLPPGYQDMKDLPLIVNLHGGGGSRENLVRQRKLWEGLWQAGELPPLAMATPSVTARGFYMNFRDGSERWEDFVTGPFIRHLRESLPVSTDSKRTFLMGASMGGMGSLRMAFRYPEKFGGVAALEPGIEPVLRWADVQPKHRFWRADDLLEKAYGKPIDADYWAANNPASMVMADAERIRNSGLQIYVEAGDEDQFWLYEGAEFLHRVLWDMRIRHEYHLVRGADHVGPSLNERFAEAARFLIRTYEPWGAPPLRVRATMQLIEMQKRKVDDVDHYNQRPGSD
- a CDS encoding DUF6644 family protein, giving the protein MLNELLLDLARWLDAMPWSSQLHESYYMYPWIESTHVLTLMVFLGMLCVIDLRMLGLTFTGVPASTVAERLDTPMMIGFAVMVITGFILYFAIPIRSTQSIWFRIKVVLLIAAGINAFLFRAKMKAAKGSWDTNPKPPARIRAGAALSLTLWAGVVITGRTIAYDWYDCHKELPYFMYWAAGCVDEMAALN
- a CDS encoding DUF6644 family protein; translated protein: MDVLAFFNWLDTSLLADISKAYGGVFAVVQMFHLMAMALLGGMVVLGDLRMLGILMTDVPSETVIENTRKWFNVGLAVAILSGIFMSSAVALKLYYNEMFWAKMAGLGIGIVFVYFIRGPLLRCDHRALNPWAVRLTAIASLTIWFTVAASGRWIGFS